One Telluria mixta DNA window includes the following coding sequences:
- a CDS encoding GNAT family N-acetyltransferase, producing MIEWQWSGFADLTAAQLYDMLALRQQVFVLEQTCLYPDIDGLDPGAHHLLGWRTVDGKRELAATLRCLAPGAKYDEMSLGRVVTSPSTRGTGLGRELVAQGIACAERLHPGHAIRIGAQAHLEAFYGSFGFVTVSAPYDEDGIMHIDMVRPASIT from the coding sequence ATGATCGAATGGCAGTGGAGCGGTTTCGCCGACCTGACGGCGGCGCAACTGTACGACATGCTGGCGCTGCGCCAGCAAGTGTTCGTGCTCGAGCAGACGTGTTTGTACCCGGACATCGACGGCCTCGATCCGGGTGCGCATCACCTGCTCGGCTGGCGCACCGTCGACGGCAAGCGCGAACTGGCAGCCACCCTGCGCTGCCTGGCGCCCGGCGCGAAATACGACGAGATGTCGCTGGGCCGCGTCGTCACGAGCCCGTCCACGCGCGGCACGGGCCTGGGACGAGAACTCGTCGCGCAAGGCATCGCGTGCGCGGAACGGCTGCATCCCGGCCACGCGATCCGCATCGGCGCGCAGGCGCACCTGGAAGCGTTCTATGGGAGCTTCGGCTTCGTCACGGTGTCCGCGCCGTACGACGAGGACGGCATCATGCACATCGACATGGTGCGTCCCGCCAGCATCACTTGA
- a CDS encoding MFS family transporter, translating into MTTTDTADPHAIEHLTSRQRVFAIVGASSGNLVEWFDFYIYSFCALYFSSAFFPKGNPTTQLLNTAGIFAAGFLMRPIGGWLFGRVADRYGRRNAMMISVLMMCGGSLMIAALPTYASIGTAAPALLLVARLFQGLSVGGEYGTSATYMSEVAEPGRKGFFASFQYVTLIGGQLAALLVLGILQLFLTHDELKAWGWRIPFVVGACAALVSLYLRRSLHETTTASERKSEAAGSVASLLKHHRRAFVTVLGFTAGGSLIFYAFTTYMQKYLVNTAGMSTETASRIMTVCLLVYMLLQPAFGALSDRIGRRTSMIWFGALAAVCTTPIMMTLRNVSSPLAAGALIVCALAIISLYTSIGGLIKAEMFPVEVRALGVGLSYAVANAIFGGSAEYVALWFKQAGHEPYFYWYVSVMCALACLVAIRMPDPSKSGLLK; encoded by the coding sequence ATGACCACGACGGACACAGCGGACCCGCATGCCATCGAACATCTGACATCGCGCCAGCGCGTGTTCGCCATCGTCGGCGCGTCGTCCGGCAACCTGGTCGAGTGGTTCGACTTCTACATCTATTCGTTCTGCGCGCTGTATTTCTCGTCGGCCTTCTTCCCGAAGGGGAACCCGACGACCCAGCTGCTGAACACGGCCGGCATCTTCGCGGCCGGCTTCCTGATGCGCCCGATCGGCGGCTGGCTGTTCGGCCGCGTCGCCGACCGCTACGGCCGGCGCAACGCGATGATGATTTCCGTGCTCATGATGTGCGGCGGCTCGCTGATGATCGCCGCGCTGCCGACCTATGCCAGCATCGGCACGGCGGCGCCGGCGCTGCTGCTGGTGGCGCGCCTGTTCCAGGGCCTGTCCGTGGGCGGAGAGTATGGCACCAGCGCCACCTACATGAGCGAGGTGGCGGAGCCGGGGCGCAAGGGGTTCTTCGCGTCGTTCCAGTACGTGACACTGATCGGCGGCCAGCTCGCGGCGCTGCTCGTGCTGGGCATCCTGCAGTTGTTCCTGACGCACGACGAACTGAAGGCCTGGGGCTGGCGCATCCCGTTCGTCGTCGGCGCCTGCGCCGCCCTCGTGTCGCTGTACCTGCGCCGTTCGCTGCACGAGACCACCACCGCCTCCGAGCGCAAGAGCGAGGCCGCGGGCAGCGTCGCGTCGCTGCTGAAGCACCACCGGCGCGCGTTCGTCACGGTCCTGGGTTTTACCGCCGGCGGCTCGCTGATCTTCTACGCGTTCACGACGTACATGCAGAAATACCTCGTCAACACGGCCGGCATGAGCACGGAGACGGCGAGCCGCATCATGACGGTCTGCCTGCTGGTCTACATGCTGCTGCAGCCGGCGTTCGGCGCGCTGTCCGACCGCATCGGCCGGCGCACGTCGATGATCTGGTTCGGCGCGCTCGCCGCGGTGTGCACGACGCCGATCATGATGACGCTTCGTAACGTCTCCAGCCCATTGGCGGCCGGCGCCCTGATCGTGTGCGCGCTGGCGATCATCAGCCTGTACACGTCGATCGGTGGCCTGATCAAGGCGGAGATGTTCCCCGTCGAAGTGCGCGCGCTGGGCGTGGGCCTGTCGTATGCCGTCGCCAACGCCATCTTCGGCGGCTCGGCGGAATACGTGGCCCTGTGGTTCAAGCAGGCCGGCCACGAGCCGTATTTCTACTGGTACGTGAGCGTCATGTGCGCGCTGGCCTGCCTCGTCGCGATCCGCATGCCGGACCCCTCGAAATCCGGCCTGCTCAAGTGA
- a CDS encoding sensor histidine kinase — MASEARVKAAALLAVAGLAALAFVAGRTGDAPRVVVLCALAAVVPGLVLWRTLNVLAAPRGLPAFEPRAVLNVEQQSLVDNALALEARLEHAPVALFGIDGDENVQPLNANARKLVAPGRASDAAALYRQLAGRPHGDRTLLQFETERGTERALATVSMLTLHGRPQRLAALMPVESELEAEALNAWRRLVHVLTHEIMNSLTPVASLSRTARDLVEEAGPTLPADVAADLGTALDAIGRRADSLASFVASYRSLSNVPEARPERVQLAALFARLDALVGPAWRARDGDVEFTVAPASLELMADPGQLEQALINLLKNAFEATGAGGRARVVARLARGARLRIEVDDDGPGVPDALAAHIFTPFFTTRKQGGGIGLAMVRQLVHCNGGTVRYARPVSRGARFVITF; from the coding sequence ATGGCATCTGAAGCGCGCGTAAAAGCCGCGGCGCTGCTGGCGGTGGCCGGCCTGGCGGCGCTGGCCTTTGTCGCCGGCCGGACGGGCGATGCGCCGCGCGTCGTCGTGCTGTGCGCTCTGGCGGCCGTCGTCCCGGGACTGGTCCTGTGGCGCACCTTGAACGTGCTGGCCGCGCCGCGCGGGCTGCCCGCGTTTGAGCCGCGCGCCGTGCTGAACGTCGAGCAGCAAAGCCTCGTCGACAACGCGCTGGCCCTGGAAGCGCGTCTGGAACATGCGCCGGTCGCGCTGTTCGGCATCGACGGGGACGAGAACGTGCAGCCGCTGAACGCGAACGCGCGCAAGCTGGTCGCCCCGGGCCGCGCCAGCGATGCCGCCGCCCTGTACCGCCAGCTGGCCGGCCGGCCCCACGGCGACCGCACCTTGCTGCAGTTCGAGACCGAGCGCGGCACCGAGCGCGCGCTGGCGACGGTGTCGATGCTGACCCTGCACGGCCGCCCGCAACGCCTCGCCGCGCTGATGCCGGTCGAGAGCGAACTGGAAGCCGAGGCCCTGAACGCCTGGCGCCGGCTGGTGCACGTGCTCACGCACGAGATCATGAATTCGCTGACGCCCGTGGCCTCGCTGTCGCGCACGGCGCGCGACCTGGTCGAGGAAGCGGGTCCCACGCTGCCGGCCGACGTGGCGGCGGACCTCGGCACGGCGCTCGACGCCATCGGCCGCCGCGCGGACAGCCTGGCCAGCTTCGTCGCGAGTTATCGCAGCCTGTCCAACGTGCCGGAAGCGCGGCCGGAACGGGTGCAGTTGGCCGCCCTGTTCGCGCGGCTCGATGCATTGGTGGGGCCGGCGTGGCGCGCGCGCGACGGCGACGTCGAGTTCACGGTAGCGCCGGCGTCGCTGGAACTGATGGCCGACCCGGGACAGCTCGAACAGGCACTGATCAACCTGCTCAAGAATGCGTTCGAGGCCACGGGCGCGGGCGGCCGCGCGCGCGTCGTTGCCCGGCTGGCGCGAGGCGCGCGCCTGCGCATCGAAGTGGACGACGACGGTCCCGGCGTGCCGGACGCGCTGGCCGCGCACATCTTCACGCCGTTCTTCACCACGCGCAAACAGGGCGGCGGTATCGGCCTCGCGATGGTGCGTCAATTGGTACATTGCAATGGCGGTACGGTACGCTACGCGCGCCCCGTGAGCCGCGGCGCGCGCTTCGTCATCACGTTCTGA